From Rutidosis leptorrhynchoides isolate AG116_Rl617_1_P2 chromosome 3, CSIRO_AGI_Rlap_v1, whole genome shotgun sequence, a single genomic window includes:
- the LOC139896821 gene encoding ninja-family protein AFP3-like has product MGEKTNNEMCNLSLQTKNSRDLLQRFSGSGGSGRIDPDDEVELNLGLSLHGRFGVDKSKLIRSSSIATILPVVRDDDDVLGGSKKTGSGGGSYSGLIRTASLPVETEDEWRKRKELQSLRRLAAKRRRSEKQRNLSKVERDEYVAAMGRVGSSVGPRLGSGNWEFGGGATSDGTPSVPGSVESQASSVLEFESKVIRGSSNEGEVSPASVQSSRERSNQEGSSSSRSKLVDPAVRPSRPKTKNPSSSNKGKEIRSNTVDMPCVFTQGDGPGGRRIDGILYKYGKGEEVKIMCVCHGSFLSPAEFVKHAGGTDVDHPLKHIVVNPNSSSNYL; this is encoded by the exons ATGGGCGAAAAAACAAACAATGAAATGTGTAATTTATCTTTACAAACAAAAAATTCGCGAGATTTATTACAGAGATTCTCCGGGTCGGGTGGTTCTGGTAGAATCGACCCGGATGACGAAGTGGAGCTGAATCTTGGGTTATCGTTACATGGAAGATTTGGTGTGGATAAAAGTAAGTTAATCAGATCATCATCAATTGCTACAATTTTACCAGTTGTTAGAGACGACGACGACGTTTTGGGTGGTAGTAAAAAAACGGGTTCGGGTGGCGGGTCGTATTCGGGTTTGATCAGAACGGCGTCGTTACCGGTGGAGACGGAAGACGAGTGGCGGAAAAGGAAGGAGCTTCAGAGTTTACGGAGGCTGGCGGCGAAGCGACGACGGTCGGAAAAACAGAGGAATTTGAGTAAGGTAGAAAGGGATGAATATGTGGCGGCTATGGGTCGGGTCGGTTCTTCGGTTGGACCGAGATTAGGATCCGGGAATTGGGAGTTTGGTGGTGGTGCCACGTCGGATGGGACACCGTCTGTACCCGGATCAGTGGAATCACAAGCTTCAAGCGTGTTGGAATTTGAGAGTAAAGTTATTCGAG GATCCAGTAACGAAGGTGAAGTCAGCCCAGCAAGTGTACAATCTAGCCGAGAACGAAGCAATCAAGAAGGAAGCAGTTCATCTAGATCAAAACTGGTGGACCCCGCAGTCCGACCTTCTAGACCCAAGACCAAAAATCCATCCTCCAGTAATAAGGGAAAAGAGATACGATCAAATACAGTCGACATGCCATGCGTGTTCACGCAAGGAGATGGTCCAGGTGGCAGAAGAATCGATGGGATCCTTTATAAATATGGTAAAGGTGAAGAAGTGAAAATAATGTGCGTTTGTCACGGGAGTTTTTTGTCACCGGCGGAGTTTGTGAAACATGCTGGTGGTACAGATGTTGATCATCCTTTGAAGCACATAGTTGTAAACCCTAATTCTTCTTCAAATTACTTGTAA